ATGAAAGCATTATTCGCGACGAAGGTAACGTTAACCATCATAGATTCGGTTCCGTTTATCGGCCCTTACTTGATGACACTTTTAGCTGGTGATCCGACAATTATCGGAGCTCAAACATTGACCCGATTCTTTGCGATTCATGTATTCTTCTTGCCAGCAGCTTTGATTGGGCTGATTGCAGCTCACTTCCTGATGATTCGTAAGCAAGGAATTTCCGGGCCGCTATAAGTTTTTTCTTTTTAAACTGAGAATTGTAAAGAAGGAGGGGATATCCATATGCATCGTGGAAAAGGTATGAGATTTGTAGGCGACTCGAGAATCAGCGCTGACAGAAAGCCGAATATTCCGAAAGACTATTCTGAGTATCCAGGGAAGACCGAAGCATTCTGGCCAAACTTCTTGCTGAAGGAGTGGATGGTTGGCGCTGTTTTCTTGGTAGGCTTCTTATGTTTAACGGTTGCGCATCCTTCCCCGCTAGAGAGGATAGCCGACCCGACGGATACAGGCTATGCGCCACTGCCAGACTGGTACTTTATGTTTTTATACCAGCTTCTTAAGTATTCATATGCATCAGGACCGTATAATTTGATTGGTGCACTTGTTATTCCGGGATTAGCATTTGGTGCGTTAATGCTTGCGCCGTTTTTGGACAGGGGGCCAGAAAGACGCCCTGCAAAGCGTAAGTTTGCGGTAGGCTTTATGCTTTTAGCGTTTGCCGGAGTATTCTATTTGACGTGGGAGACCGTTTCCACACATGACTGGGCAGCGGCTAAATTGCAAGGACAAATCATTGATGATTCAGCTATCGATAAAGATTCTGATGGGTATAAGCTCTATCAGGATCAAGGGTGTATCAGCTGTCATGGTGACTCGCTTCAAGGCGGGGCAGGTCCAAGTTTGCTAGGAAGTGAATTAGAGGTTGACCAAATCTCTGAGATTGCCGTAAACGGTACAGAGAGCGGGAAAATGCCGGCTGTCTTTAAGGGGTCGGAAGAAGAGCTTAAGACTTTGGCTGAGTTTATTAAAGGCGCTGGCGCCGAAGGCGGAGAGCAAACAAGTACAAGCACGGAATAATTGATTTGGAGTGTCCAATCGGGGGCAGTTCATTTAGATTAAAGGACATCAGAGAAGTGAATTCTGATGTCCTTTTTTGATATTGAGAATATCAGTGAGCGGTTTATGGGCATGAGATTAAGAAAATCATCATTATTGAAGCTTGTCAGTACAGCTGGATAAAGGCTATCATGAATGAAGAAGTACTTATTTGGTTTGGAGGCTCAATACATAAGATGAAAAATTGGATTTATGCCATCCTCTCTAATCGGATGGTTCTATGGGCTATACTGGTCATCAACATTTTCGGCACCTTTTACGGCTACTACTGGTATAAGACTCAGCTTGAGGTGACCCCGCTCCATTTTATCTTGTTTGTGCCTGATAGTCCGACGGCAAGCTTGTTCTTTGTCATTGCGCTGGCAGGAATCATGATGGGCAGAAACTTTGGGCTATTCGAAGCGCTAGCGGTTGTGTCTTTGTTCAAGTATGGAATCTGGGCGGTTGTGATGAATCTATTTTCGTTTATTGTTGATGGTTCATTCTCCTTGATTGCGCTCATGCTGATTGTTTCTCATGCGGCTATGGCCTTGGAGGGTCTGCTTTATGCTCCATATTTCCGTGTGAAGCCATGGCATTTAGCAGTCGCTGCCATTATCCTGGTCCATAATGAAATCATTGATTATGTATTTGGGATGATGCCGACATACAGTGTTCTTCATCTTTATATGGATGAAATTGGCTATTTCACCTTTTGGCTTAGCATCCTGTCGATTGGTATTGGCTACTTAGCCACTGTAAGGAAAGGGCGTACTGCTTATACACTCCCAACGAGATGAAATATATTTATGTTCTTGCCTTGTCCCTTTTCACATACATATTAGTATGGTGAGGAGGGACATTTTTTATGAAGTTGCTAAAAGGGATCATGGGATCCGTTATCATTCTTGCATCACTATCCATACAGGCTATTGCCGCCAGCCCCGCAGAAGATGAAGCCATCGAAACGATTGCTGACCGATCCTTACAGTTTGTGAAGGTAGACCGCAGGCAGGAAGCAGAGGAATTGCTGAATGTATTTTCAGAGAGGTTTTTAGATGCGGCTTCTGAGGGCAATCTATATTCAATGGATGAGATTAATGTTGTGACCATAGCGCTTGATGATGCCATGAAGACCATCAAGGATACAGAGAAGTCGAATCAGGAAGCAGTCAATGAGATGACGAAGTTCAGATTAGCCTATGATGCCGTGAACCATGAGAAAAGCCCTTTATGGACGAAGATGAGGGGCCAAATCATGACCGCGGCGCAGGATACGCGCAAAGCTGTTAAGGATCAGGATTCTGTTGCTTTCCAAGAAGAGTTGAATCGTTTGCTGGCCATTTATAATATTTTGTATCCTTCCTTGAAGATAGATGTGACTCCGGAAAAATTTCAGCAGGTCGATGCCCATCTTAAATTTATTGACCAATACCGCCCTCAAGTATTCTCTGATAGCAGTAAGCAAAAGGATATAGCCGATCTGGAAGGACAGCTCCACGATATATTTGATGAAGCAGAGAAGGATGATACAGATCCATCCCTTTGGTGGGTGATTATCTCGACTGGCAGCATTATATTGATGACTTTATCCTATGTCGGATATCGCAAATATAAGGCAAGTGAAGAAATCATTCACACAAAAAAGAAAAATCACGATATTTGATAAAATTTTGAAAAGTATCTATCCATTGACAGAAGAACGTTTTAATTATTACAATAATATTAATCACAATAATAATGGAGGATATAAATGTCGTTTCTAATTTACTTTATTTTGATTTTGATTATACCGATTTTCGCTCAAATGAAGGTCAAAAGTGCATATTCCAAATATTCTAAGGTTCCTGCGTCAAATGGATACACAGGAGCTGAAGTGGCAAGAAAGATTTTGGACGAAAATGGATTATATAACGTAAAAATTGAAGAAACACATGGTGTATTAAGCGACCATTATGATCCGACAGCGAAGGTTGTCAGATTATCCTCTGACATTTACCATGGTCATTCTCTTGCTGGCACAGCCGTAGCTGCCCATGAAGTTGGTCATGCCATTCAGGACAAAGAGGGATATACTTTTATGAGAATTCGCCACAAATTAGTCCCTGTTGCGAATATCGGTTCTAACTTCTCTTGGATTTTGATCATTGCTGGGATGATTTTCTCAATCTACAATCTCGCCTTGCTTGGTGTTCTATTCATGGCAGCAGCGGTTTTATTCCAATTTGTCACATTGCCGGTTGAGTTTAATGCTTCAAGCCGTGCGATGAAGCAAGTGGTCGCGCTTGGCGTTATTGACGCAGGCGAAGAGAGAGAAACGAAGAAGGTATTGGATGCGGCGGCATTGACTTATGTAGCAGCTGCAGCAGTTGCCTTGCTTGAACTGCTTCGTTTTGTGCTCATGTTAACTGGAATGAATAACGAAGATTAACAAAAAGAGGGGAGAATCATCTCCCCTCTTTTTTATGGTATTTTAATTCTTAATTGTCGAGCGGTTTTTTATCCTCATCGAGCGTAAAACCTTCTCCAAGAACATCATGGACGACTGAGACGGATACGAAGGCGTGCGGGTCAACAGATGTAATCAAGTTTTTGAGGCGTACGATTTCGTTTTTGCCTACGACGCAATAGATGACCTCTTTCTCAAGCTTTGAAAATGATCCATATCCCTTAAGGATCGTGACGCCGCGTTCCATATCTTCGTTGATTTTTTTGGCAATCTCCTGGTTGGATTCACTGATGATAAAAGCCCCTCTGGCCGCATAGGCCCCTTCCTGGATAAAGTCGATGACGCGGCTTCCGATGAAGACGAGAACGAGTGTATACATAGCTTCTTTGTAGTTAAGATACGTTGCCAGAGAAAGGGTAATGACACAGAAATCAAAGATAAACATGGTCTTTCCCATACTATAACCTTTGTACTTAAAGACAAGACGGGCAATAATGTCTACACCCCCGGTCGTTCCTCCATAGCGGAAGATAATTCCGAGTCCAACGCCAATAAAGACTCCGGCAAACAGGGCGGCAAGCATTAAATCGTCCTTGAGCGGAATATGAAGTTGATATCTTTCAAATATCGCGATAAAAATAGATAGACCAACTGTTCCGATAATCGTGTAAATAAAGGTCTTCTTGCCCAATAGCTTATAGCCGATCAAGAATAAAGGCAGATTTAATAAAATATTAGAAATGGATGGGCTTAATCCAGTCAAATTATAGATAAGGAGGGTAATTCCCGTAAATCCTCCTTCGGCTAATTGGTTTTGCATGTTAAAATGGACGAGTCCAAAGGCCATGATGGCTGAGCCGGCCAAGATAAATAAAATATTCTTTAATCTTAAATTGAAAATCATATGTAAACCCCCTTCCTTGCTATTTGATAATATCTATGGTGTACAATTAAGTTATAATCATGTCATTATGCCCTAATGAATTTTATCATATGTGGACGCTAATTGCTCGAAAATAGATAGATGGGCTAACATGTTGAAGTGAGCTTAAGAATGGATGTGGAATAAGTGAGCAGCAAAAAAACGATGGAACAAATGCAGCAAGAGGTAGATAGCTATATCGGACAATTTAAGGAAGGTTATTTTAGCCCTTTGGCGATGACGGCGAGGCTCACAGAGGAACTAGGGGAGCTTGCGCGTGAGGTCAATCATCATTATGGCGAGAAACCGAAGAAATCAACAGAGGAAGAGAAAGCGATAGAAGAGGAAATGGGTGATGTTTTGTTCGTGCTGATTTGCATGGCCAATTCACTTGGGGTTGACCTGGAGCATGCACATGACCTTGTTATGGAGAAATTTCGGACGAGGGACCGAGACCGATGGACGAGAAAGGATGAACAAGAATGATAAATATTATTATTGCTGGACCGAGAGGGAAGATGGGAAGAGCAGCAGTACAGATGGTTCAAGAAACCGAGCATTTCCACCTGGCGGCAGTCCTTGACCGCAAAAACGGGGGAAAATACTTGAATGAAGTAGATGGCTTTGCTGGAATCGGTTCCGATGTTCCAGTTTATGAGGACCATGAGGAATGCTTCTCAACTGTTGAAGCAGACGTACTTATTGATTTAACCACTCCAGAGGTGGGAAGAATACATACATTATCAGCTCTTGCGCATGGAATCCGGCCAGTCGTCGGCACGACAGGTTTTTCAGATGAAGATTTAGGTGAGCTGCGTACAATGACAAAGGATAAGGGAATCGGCTGCATTATCGCACCGAACTTTGCCATCGGTGCTATTCTGATGATGAAATTTGCGCAAAATGCAGCGAAGTATTTCGACGATGTGGAGATTCTCGAAATGCACCATGACCAAAAGCTAGATGCACCATCTGGTACGGCTATTAAAACGGCTCAATTGATTTCAGAGGAACGCACGGTGAAAAAGCAAGGACATGCTAATGAAAAAGAAACCATCCCTGGGGCGCGAGGCGCTGATTTTGAAGGCATGCGTATTCACAGTGTTCGATTGCCGGGTCTGATTGCCCATCAGGAGGTCATTTTTGGCGGGGAGGGGCAAACCTTGACGATCCGTCATGATTCCTATGACCGGAAGTCGTTTATGTCGGGTGTGAGGGTATCTGTTGATACTGTCATGAATTTAGATCACTTAGTATATGGATTGGAAAATATCCTCGATTGAAAGGACGTATAAAATTTTATGAAAATTGCACTGATTGCACATGATAAGAAAAAAGATGATATGGTACAGTTCACGCTTGCTTACAAGCCTATTTTGAGTCAGCACCAATTATTTGCTACTGGTACGACAGGATCGAGAATCCAAGAGGCAACAGGCCTTACGGTGCATCGCTATCAATCCGGCCCGCTTGGCGGTGACCAGCAAATTGGAGCAATGGTGGCACAGAATGATATTGACGCCATCATTTTCTTCCGTGATCCGCTAACGGCACAGCCGCATGAGCCAGATGTAAGTGCCTTGATTCGTTTGGCAGATGTGTATTCTGTCCCGCTTGCGACAAATATGGGGACAGCTGAGCTTATTATTCACGGGTTAGACCGCGGAGACCTTAAATGGAGATCGATTGTCAGAGAAAAGGAGTAAAACACCTAGAATGAAAACGGATATATTATGTTTTGGCGCCCATTCAGATGATGTTGAACTCGGTATGGGCGGTACATTGGCGAAATACACGAAACTAGGAAAAACAGCTGTGATTTGCGATTTGACTGAGGCAGAGCTATCGTCAAACGGTACACCGGAGAACCGGAAGATGGAGGCGGAAAGAGCAGCTAAATGCCTTGGGGTGAGTGAGCGAATCAACCTTAATATGGGTGACCGGAATCTCTTCATCACCCCAGAGAATATTGCTAAGGTGGCGGCTGTAATTCGTCGCTTTCAGCCAAGGCTCATATTCGCTCCCTATCATATTGACCGTCATCCTGACCATGGACGGGTGAGTGAATTGGTCTTTGAGGCGGTCTTTTCGGCTGGAATCCGCAAATATGTCGACCAGGATAATCAAGAGCCGCATAAACCGGCGGCTGTATATGAATATATGATTAACAGCTTCCACCGCCCGGACTTTTGTATTGACATCAGCGATAGCTTTGACCGGAAGATAGAGGCGCTGAAATGCTACCAATCTCAATTCGAACGCTCTAGTGATGGTGTCATAACTCCTTTGACAGAAGGGTATCTTGAAGCGATTGAAGGACGGGAGAGAGCTTTTGGCCGGGATGCCGGGGTTCTTTTTGCTGAAGCATTTAAGACAAAAAAACCGCTTATCCTGGATGCGGACTTGTTTGGGGTGTCAAAATGAAGAAATTGAAAATAGGCATTGTTTGTTATCCGACTGTCGGCGGATCCGGCATATTGGCCACAGAGCTTGGCATTTCGCTCGCTAAACGCGGCCATGAAATTCATTTCATCACTTCAAGCATGCCGTTTCGTCTGAATAAACGCTATCCCAATATTTATTTCCATCAAGTGGAAGTTAATCAATATGCCGTATTTCAATACCCTCCCTATACATTATCTCTGGCAAGCAAAATTGCTGAGGTTGTGAAAAATGAGGGCTTGGATATTATTCATGCTCATTATGCGATGCCGCATGCGGTATGCGGCATTTTGGCAAAGCAGATGACGAATGAGCGTCTGAAAGTCGTAACAACCTTACACGGAACAGATATCACGGTTCTTGGGTCTGATTCCTCCATGCAGGATATGATTAAGTTTGCTATCGAGAAATCAGACGCAGTGACGGCAGTGTCGAATGCTCTTGTAAAGGAGACATATGATTTAATCCAGCCTGACAAAGAAATCAAGACCATCTATAATTTCATTGATTATCCAGCACCTGCGGACAATTCTGATATTGACTTGAAAGC
This DNA window, taken from Pradoshia eiseniae, encodes the following:
- the bshB1 gene encoding bacillithiol biosynthesis deacetylase BshB1; amino-acid sequence: MKTDILCFGAHSDDVELGMGGTLAKYTKLGKTAVICDLTEAELSSNGTPENRKMEAERAAKCLGVSERINLNMGDRNLFITPENIAKVAAVIRRFQPRLIFAPYHIDRHPDHGRVSELVFEAVFSAGIRKYVDQDNQEPHKPAAVYEYMINSFHRPDFCIDISDSFDRKIEALKCYQSQFERSSDGVITPLTEGYLEAIEGRERAFGRDAGVLFAEAFKTKKPLILDADLFGVSK
- the bshA gene encoding N-acetyl-alpha-D-glucosaminyl L-malate synthase BshA; translation: MKKLKIGIVCYPTVGGSGILATELGISLAKRGHEIHFITSSMPFRLNKRYPNIYFHQVEVNQYAVFQYPPYTLSLASKIAEVVKNEGLDIIHAHYAMPHAVCGILAKQMTNERLKVVTTLHGTDITVLGSDSSMQDMIKFAIEKSDAVTAVSNALVKETYDLIQPDKEIKTIYNFIDYPAPADNSDIDLKAELNIKEDEKVIIHVSNFRKVKRIPDILHAFAAVSKRLPCKLVLVGDGPEMGTVNKQIKKLGLRERVILLGKQENLHELYAISDACVLMSEKESFGLVLLEAMLHGVPCLGTNIGGIPEVIQDGVNGYIVEKGDSDSAAEKLYELLNDDRKRQALGENAIRIVREHFETSRIVDQYEDLYASVLLEEGP
- a CDS encoding menaquinol-cytochrome c reductase cytochrome b/c subunit; translated protein: MHRGKGMRFVGDSRISADRKPNIPKDYSEYPGKTEAFWPNFLLKEWMVGAVFLVGFLCLTVAHPSPLERIADPTDTGYAPLPDWYFMFLYQLLKYSYASGPYNLIGALVIPGLAFGALMLAPFLDRGPERRPAKRKFAVGFMLLAFAGVFYLTWETVSTHDWAAAKLQGQIIDDSAIDKDSDGYKLYQDQGCISCHGDSLQGGAGPSLLGSELEVDQISEIAVNGTESGKMPAVFKGSEEELKTLAEFIKGAGAEGGEQTSTSTE
- a CDS encoding sporulation protein YpjB; its protein translation is MKLLKGIMGSVIILASLSIQAIAASPAEDEAIETIADRSLQFVKVDRRQEAEELLNVFSERFLDAASEGNLYSMDEINVVTIALDDAMKTIKDTEKSNQEAVNEMTKFRLAYDAVNHEKSPLWTKMRGQIMTAAQDTRKAVKDQDSVAFQEELNRLLAIYNILYPSLKIDVTPEKFQQVDAHLKFIDQYRPQVFSDSSKQKDIADLEGQLHDIFDEAEKDDTDPSLWWVIISTGSIILMTLSYVGYRKYKASEEIIHTKKKNHDI
- a CDS encoding zinc metallopeptidase, whose amino-acid sequence is MSFLIYFILILIIPIFAQMKVKSAYSKYSKVPASNGYTGAEVARKILDENGLYNVKIEETHGVLSDHYDPTAKVVRLSSDIYHGHSLAGTAVAAHEVGHAIQDKEGYTFMRIRHKLVPVANIGSNFSWILIIAGMIFSIYNLALLGVLFMAAAVLFQFVTLPVEFNASSRAMKQVVALGVIDAGEERETKKVLDAAALTYVAAAAVALLELLRFVLMLTGMNNED
- a CDS encoding nucleotide pyrophosphohydrolase, which encodes MEQMQQEVDSYIGQFKEGYFSPLAMTARLTEELGELAREVNHHYGEKPKKSTEEEKAIEEEMGDVLFVLICMANSLGVDLEHAHDLVMEKFRTRDRDRWTRKDEQE
- the mgsA gene encoding methylglyoxal synthase → MKIALIAHDKKKDDMVQFTLAYKPILSQHQLFATGTTGSRIQEATGLTVHRYQSGPLGGDQQIGAMVAQNDIDAIIFFRDPLTAQPHEPDVSALIRLADVYSVPLATNMGTAELIIHGLDRGDLKWRSIVREKE
- the dapB gene encoding 4-hydroxy-tetrahydrodipicolinate reductase, which produces MINIIIAGPRGKMGRAAVQMVQETEHFHLAAVLDRKNGGKYLNEVDGFAGIGSDVPVYEDHEECFSTVEADVLIDLTTPEVGRIHTLSALAHGIRPVVGTTGFSDEDLGELRTMTKDKGIGCIIAPNFAIGAILMMKFAQNAAKYFDDVEILEMHHDQKLDAPSGTAIKTAQLISEERTVKKQGHANEKETIPGARGADFEGMRIHSVRLPGLIAHQEVIFGGEGQTLTIRHDSYDRKSFMSGVRVSVDTVMNLDHLVYGLENILD
- the lhaT gene encoding lipoprotein heptaprenylglyceryl N-acetyltransferase LhaT; the protein is MKNWIYAILSNRMVLWAILVINIFGTFYGYYWYKTQLEVTPLHFILFVPDSPTASLFFVIALAGIMMGRNFGLFEALAVVSLFKYGIWAVVMNLFSFIVDGSFSLIALMLIVSHAAMALEGLLYAPYFRVKPWHLAVAAIILVHNEIIDYVFGMMPTYSVLHLYMDEIGYFTFWLSILSIGIGYLATVRKGRTAYTLPTR
- a CDS encoding YitT family protein, which produces MIFNLRLKNILFILAGSAIMAFGLVHFNMQNQLAEGGFTGITLLIYNLTGLSPSISNILLNLPLFLIGYKLLGKKTFIYTIIGTVGLSIFIAIFERYQLHIPLKDDLMLAALFAGVFIGVGLGIIFRYGGTTGGVDIIARLVFKYKGYSMGKTMFIFDFCVITLSLATYLNYKEAMYTLVLVFIGSRVIDFIQEGAYAARGAFIISESNQEIAKKINEDMERGVTILKGYGSFSKLEKEVIYCVVGKNEIVRLKNLITSVDPHAFVSVSVVHDVLGEGFTLDEDKKPLDN